Within the Bradyrhizobium ottawaense genome, the region GTCATAGAGCGAGCCGCCGTCCCTGCACCACAGATGCGGCGTGCGACAGCCCGGAACCGTCGATGGCGTGTAGCTGTCCATCGTGTAGGCCGGATGGGCGGCGCCGTCATAGGCGATGATCGGCGAACGATCGTAATAGGTGCCGAAATTGAGTCCGGCGCAGGCATATTGCTGCACATTGATCTCGTAGGTCAGACGGCCGACCTCGCGTCGCGCGCGCTCACCTTCCGGTCCCGCTTGCTCGATTTCGTCGGGCACCGAACCGCGGCGGCGGATCTCAGCTTCCGCATGCGACATCGCAAACCGCGAGACCTGGCTGGTGATCGGCCAGCGCTCCGCCTGATAGGCGTCGAGAATGGCCGATGGTGCCCAGCCATTGAGGTGGGCCGCCAGCAACCATGAAAGGTTCATGGCATCCGCAATGCCGGCATTCATGCCGTAGCCGGCATAAGGCACCCAGATATGGGCGGCATCGCCAACGATGAAGGCGCAGCGGTCGCGAAATCTGTCGGCGATCAGCCGGCGGCCATACCAGTCCTCCTTCGAGATGATCTCGTAGTTGAAACCGTCTTCCACGCCGAGGATGGTTCGCAGGCAGGCATCGCGATCGACCTCGTCGAAATCGCCCTCTCCCGGCCTCAGGTAATTGTGCACCAGCCAGCGCTCGCGGCCGTCGATCGCATAGACCATGCCGGAGCGGCGCGGATTGATCGAACCGGTGCCCCAGGCGGGCGCGGTCTGCTGGCGATCGATCAGCCCGGGCGCGCGGATGTAGGTCGACTGCACGCGCTGGATCACGGCATCGCCGGACAGTTCGGCGCCGATCGCCTTGCGAACGATCGAGCGCGCGCCGTCGCAACCGATCAGATAGCGGCAGTTCACCGGCGTGACCGTGCCGGTGTCGAGGTCGCGCAGGCTGGCGCGCGCGCCGTCGTCGGCGACCACGACGTCTTCGACCGTGGTGCGGTTGATGATGCGGATGCGCGGCTGCCCGGCC harbors:
- a CDS encoding FAD-dependent oxidoreductase — its product is MNDPDVLIVGAGPVGLTLAIDLAWRGIAVTVVETRAPAAPPEPKCNHVAARTMEIFRRLGLADKVRNAGLPADYPHDVSYRTSFTGQELTRIHIPCRRDRFTATEGPDCNWPTPEPPHRINQIFLEPILFAHAAGQPRIRIINRTTVEDVVVADDGARASLRDLDTGTVTPVNCRYLIGCDGARSIVRKAIGAELSGDAVIQRVQSTYIRAPGLIDRQQTAPAWGTGSINPRRSGMVYAIDGRERWLVHNYLRPGEGDFDEVDRDACLRTILGVEDGFNYEIISKEDWYGRRLIADRFRDRCAFIVGDAAHIWVPYAGYGMNAGIADAMNLSWLLAAHLNGWAPSAILDAYQAERWPITSQVSRFAMSHAEAEIRRRGSVPDEIEQAGPEGERARREVGRLTYEINVQQYACAGLNFGTYYDRSPIIAYDGAAHPAYTMDSYTPSTVPGCRTPHLWCRDGGSLYDAMGPEFTLLRFDPATDVAALDVAARLRGVPLKVLDVERPDSAIYDGDKLVLSRPDQHVAWRSNKLPADSLAMIDRVRGAAIQAR